gtatgcgtgcatgcgtgtgcgtgtgtgcatgcaagtaCCTCCTTGTCTGAACTCCAAGTGCACAGAGGTAGCGGCTCAGGTGCAGAGCTACAGTCAAAGCCCTtcctgtggaggaggagagccaCTTCGTGTGACGGGCttcctacttcctgtttacaaaaaacaataataaagatTTATTGAACACACATTTCTAAttcaacaaatcaaaaccaCCTTGGTTGTCTAATGTATTTCCAGGTGTTGTCCTCACCTGTGTGTCCTCCAGTGTCCTTAAGTTCAATAGGTGAATGTCACAGGGCAGCGAGGTGCGCAGTGGCTGGAAGGGGCGGAGTTTTGGCATCTGAATATCGCTTCGGGCAACCATTGTTACAGGCGGGTGGCAGAGGGCAAGTGAGGTCAGGTGGGCGAGTAGGGACAGGTGTTCAACAgaagcccctccccctccctgtgAGGACTATACGGTGAAAGTGGatagttagggttagggttaccctaGGGTAACCCTTCCATTAAACCGGCTCCTCCAACAATTAGTTTCCTGGCCACACGCCTTACCTGAGTTCCGCCCATCCTGTCCTCCAGCAGTAGGTGGTAGAGACTTGCTGTCAGTTTGTTGTCAGTGACACCCTGACCAAGGCCTCGGTTGTCGTCCTGCTGAAGCCGCCGATCCAACACCACCTCTAGTTCGCCTGGTCGGAGAGAGGCCACGCCCTGACTTTGAGCCGACAGCAGTGTCATTCGGGATGCAGAGTCTTGGAGGAAAGCTGCCGAGGTCATTGGATAAAAGTTGGCCTGCAGAGGAAGCTTTGCCAGGGTCCGCCGCTGCTGCATCTTGAACCAATCACCAAATTAATACATAAACAGGAAACATGGGAAGATCCGGCAGAAAGCAGATACCTGGAAACCGTTGAGGTCAGTGTAGAATCGGTTGCTGCTGGCAACGTTGCTGATAAGGCGCATGACAAGTTCACGGTTGACTTCTGACCTGATGTCCACCATGTTGGAAATCTCCAGAGACCTGCCAGCATGCCCTgggccagagagagaaaagagaatttTACTGTGAAATCATGTGTTGATACTGTGACCACACCCACTCCTAGTTTATTAACCCAAGGcaatttcctgttcctgttggATGCATAGACCAGATCAGACATCAAGTCCCTGTCTGGGTCACAGGCCCTGCTGAAGTGACCACAGGGGATCCCGTTGTTGAGCAGGCTCAGTAgccatgatttaaaaatgttaaaaaaaagaaaaaacaaccgTTACCATCTAAATGATAGAGACGAACTGTATGCGTGAAGtgttggaaacaggaagtgatgtcagagAAGATGGGACCTCTGGAGACTCGAACCACGGGAGGCTCTGAGGACGAGTAGAGCTGTCGGGTGTGAGACACTAACAATGaatcaggacagagagagagaaaaccagGGACATGTAGTCCTGGTCTAACTGATCTAGTCCAGACTGATAGGCAGACGTGGTCTGAGCCCTAGTTCTGGTTTTACCTGGGCCCCCTCCTCCCCTGGCAGAAACAGGTAGGCTCCACTCCTTTCCCGGTAGGCTCCAGTCCTGGTTCCATACCAGAGAAACTGGACCTGGACCTCACTGACCAGTCCAGACTGCAGACGGAGCTtctgaatttcaaaataaacaaaatcatgaaatcatgtttttaatgagctataaaatactgaattttattttaagtcaaaCCTGTAGCAAGCCTGTCTCTGCGGAACTCCATATTTGGAAATGTCTGTTGCTAAGTGACAGGGTGTTGTCAGCCTCAGGTCCATCGGGTTGGGACACCTTAAAGTGTTCAGCATGGACAGCCGGCAGGTTGTCATGCGGATAAAAGATATATCTTGCCCGGTAGGCAGAGCCAGCCGAGGCTTTGGTCACATGATACACGAtgagtgacagaggaggaagttCGGCCAGGAAGGACAGCTGCAGGCACAGATGAGGATGAACGTCAAACTTAAAGAGATTAAATAAACAAGCCACTGACCTGTCACTAACCCACCTGGAACACTTCTTTAGATGCTCGACTTGGCTCAACCCAAACAGCAGAGATCTGCGCAGTCACTGGTCGACCTGTTTCTGCATTGACAACACGAGCATCCAGAGAGTTGACGACGACGCTGATGACGGATGTTTGTTGCTGCTCCGTTGGGTTAAAAACAATCAACGACCTAAAACATAAACAGTTTGTAGCCAAATCATCTGAAATCAAAATAGCAAGATCAAACCTAAAGATGAACTTGCTGATTCTTAAGCCCCGCCTCTTACTTGGACTCCTCACTCAGCGTGAGAGATGTCTTCTGAGGCAGCGCGTCCTGAGCAGAGATCACGTCGTCCTGTACAAAGATCACACCACTGACCTCAGGACAGGTGACATGTCATACTAACCACACTGAGCAAAGCCCCTCACCCTCCTTCATCAAACTGATCAATGAAttcactgctttgttgtgatgtCACTCAATCATCTGCTCTTTGTGCTGCACAAATAAACCAGCCAGTTAGAAAGTAAAACAGTTGATGGGATCAAAGGTCACCATTATCAGGAAGGGTTTTGATTGGTTGTGGTGGTAGAGGCTCTTATCCAATAGGAGCAGCCAATGGGCGGAGCTCTGCAGCACCTGTTGCAGGTTTAAGATGGAGTGAAacaacctggaaaaaaaaaattcaatttatCACTTTTATCAGTACAATTTAACATCAAATTATGGGgcacaaaaatgtattattttttaacagaaTTGGATGGGAGTGATGCAAAATTATAGTTAAAAAACTAAAGCTAAATGAATGGGCAAGATGGGAAGCTAATGCTAAATGCTCACACTAAACAAGGTGGTACCTGTTACTTTTGCCAGTGACGACGCCATCCTTCAACAGAGAGCATGGAGGAAtaaatgagacagaaacatgCTAACGCTAAAGATGTAGCAGTTCAATGTGCTACAATGCCAGCAGTGCTTtgttaactttgtttttctgtgaactTGGATTCAGGCTAACATGATAACTTTACAATATACCAACATTCAACTTTCTTTACGAGTGCTTTTTAAACCCAAACAACAGCCAAATGCTAACAGGCATACGTATGCTGACAGGAAGTAGCCACCTGGTGCCGTAGTCCACCACAACATGGTCACGGGCGGTGCCGGTGACAGCATCGTGATGCTGGAACAGTGCGAGATTCTGCCTCCCTGTTGTCAGATGCTGGAAATGTTCCTGTGCAGGAAAATCTGCGACTAAATTGCGATCACCATGGAAACGACGCATTTCAGCCAGTGCCAGGCTGAAGAGGATTTCAGTCGCTCTGAGATTTGAATGGAAACATGGAAAATGTAAAGTTAGGAAACAGACGACCACAGGTCATATGGTCACATCATCACTGTTATctgagcactctggactctaCAGGCTGGAATCACTAATGTGAATCATGTGATGAAGAAGATGCAGACCTACCTGAGCATGGCCTCCAGCTTCCTGTCCAGGCGTTTGTAAAATGGTCTGGAAGTGAAGTACCCACTCCAGTAATGGTCATCACGGTCAGCGTAGGTGAAGAAGTCACCGCGTAGTGTTGGcagtgttgttgctgctgcactcagATGGCGTTGAAGAGCCTGGAAGTAATCAGTCAGAGTCCCGAAACGAgcctgaaacaggaagaaggaTCAACAGACAACTGATCAATAAAGTAATGGTTGATAATCCTGAAACTGCgtttttttatgtctctgcctctcttcatGTCCTCACCTTGATGTGCAGTTCCGGGTGCTGGTCAAAATAGTCAAAGAGTTTCTGGTAGTTCTTGAATTGAGCGTCCCACTCGCTTGAATCCACGAAACGAAAGTCGTCACCGAGTGGAACGAGAAGAACTGGAGAACGGAAGAGACGAGACTTCTGTCGGTACTGATCCAATAAGAGGAGAGCGc
This sequence is a window from Echeneis naucrates chromosome 12, fEcheNa1.1, whole genome shotgun sequence. Protein-coding genes within it:
- the man2a1 gene encoding alpha-mannosidase 2, which translates into the protein MKRNRALTLLVGGVFCLAVMSLYRMLELMQGAELHNLGDTPSGQVEEDLSHLQKKIDRLEHLLSGNNDLLAMLRDALVQRKESWGTGGVGANLSSDSTHRKGGSLPGCQLVEEMTNAADGVQLLNVYHLLSFDNPDGGAWKQGFEIHYQGNEWDKQPLELFLVPHSHNDPGWLKTFDSYYQDQTKHILNNMLVKLTEDNRRKMIWAEISYFSKWWNDIDEQKRAMVKRLVGTGQLELVTGGWVMADEANSHYFALLDQLIEGHQWIQKHLGVKPSSGWAVDPFGHSPSMTYLLKGAGLSNMVIQRVHYAVKKHFAQQQTLEFLWRQSWDSSPRSDITCHMMPFYSYDVPHTCGPNPAVCCQFDFHRLPGGRVFCPWRTPPQPITEQNVQERALLLLDQYRQKSRLFRSPVLLVPLGDDFRFVDSSEWDAQFKNYQKLFDYFDQHPELHIKARFGTLTDYFQALQRHLSAAATTLPTLRGDFFTYADRDDHYWSGYFTSRPFYKRLDRKLEAMLRATEILFSLALAEMRRFHGDRNLVADFPAQEHFQHLTTGRQNLALFQHHDAVTGTARDHVVVDYGTRLFHSILNLQQVLQSSAHWLLLLDKSLYHHNQSKPFLIMDDVISAQDALPQKTSLTLSEESKSLIVFNPTEQQQTSVISVVVNSLDARVVNAETGRPVTAQISAVWVEPSRASKEVFQLSFLAELPPLSLIVYHVTKASAGSAYRARYIFYPHDNLPAVHAEHFKVSQPDGPEADNTLSLSNRHFQIWSSAETGLLQKLRLQSGLVSEVQVQFLWYGTRTGAYRERSGAYLFLPGEEGAQLYSSSEPPVVRVSRGPIFSDITSCFQHFTHTVRLYHLDGHAGRSLEISNMVDIRSEVNRELVMRLISNVASSNRFYTDLNGFQMQQRRTLAKLPLQANFYPMTSAAFLQDSASRMTLLSAQSQGVASLRPGELEVVLDRRLQQDDNRGLGQGVTDNKLTASLYHLLLEDRMGGTQSSQGGGGASVEHLSLLAHLTSLALCHPPVTMVARSDIQMPKLRPFQPLRTSLPCDIHLLNLRTLEDTQEVGSPSHEVALLLHRKGFDCSSAPEPLPLCTWSSDKEVNLDDMFYPLRFRSLRPSGLTLLLKDDEPSSAQQPPHISRLQPMEISAYRVEMD